From Pontibacter actiniarum, a single genomic window includes:
- a CDS encoding PorP/SprF family type IX secretion system membrane protein produces MKRLILVVCSVFVFLQAHAQGRKQLANFSHYKQFFNPSLTGYEGSVLKSLYRNQWTGFEDAPKTILASAELDMAMLSQKKGRYFSGRSRREAVSDQSAKHALGLTLLHDQFGPAKEMQVNLSYGAAIRLSEDFSLRWGTALTYTAQHLDGNSLTLDQENDPRFSKIIGQENRSGRGDINLGLSLTSARFYLGYALQNVTDGKLLSTGSDYLSDFSRRKHVASAGYRMGVTDDIGFTVNGLYQYDQEFKSTVEGQVKAVYNNLFWVSGGYRNDLAYTLGAGLHLDQLSVGYSYETPTQSAKAIDKATNELTLSYSLFNSGKQQHSKQLTVW; encoded by the coding sequence ATGAAAAGGCTTATACTAGTAGTTTGCAGTGTGTTTGTTTTTTTGCAGGCGCATGCCCAGGGCAGAAAGCAGCTGGCGAATTTCTCTCACTACAAGCAGTTTTTTAACCCATCGCTGACAGGCTATGAAGGGTCTGTACTGAAGAGCCTCTACCGCAACCAGTGGACGGGCTTTGAAGATGCTCCGAAAACGATACTGGCCTCAGCAGAGCTGGATATGGCCATGCTTTCGCAAAAGAAAGGCCGCTATTTTAGCGGCCGCAGCCGCCGGGAGGCAGTGTCGGATCAAAGTGCCAAACACGCGCTGGGCCTCACGCTGCTGCACGACCAGTTCGGGCCGGCAAAAGAAATGCAGGTAAACCTGAGCTACGGGGCCGCTATCAGGCTGTCTGAGGACTTTAGCCTGCGCTGGGGAACGGCCCTGACTTACACGGCGCAGCACCTCGACGGCAACAGCCTGACCCTGGACCAGGAAAACGACCCGCGGTTTAGCAAGATTATCGGGCAGGAAAACCGCAGCGGCAGGGGCGATATAAACCTGGGCCTGTCCCTTACCTCGGCCCGCTTTTACCTCGGCTATGCCCTGCAGAATGTAACGGACGGTAAACTGCTCTCCACGGGTAGTGACTACCTGAGTGATTTCAGCAGGCGCAAGCACGTGGCCTCTGCTGGCTACAGAATGGGAGTAACGGATGACATAGGTTTTACCGTCAACGGCCTCTATCAGTACGACCAGGAGTTCAAGTCTACTGTGGAGGGGCAGGTGAAGGCTGTTTACAATAACCTGTTTTGGGTTAGCGGCGGCTACAGGAACGATTTAGCCTATACCCTGGGGGCAGGTCTGCACCTGGACCAGCTGTCGGTGGGCTACTCCTACGAAACTCCGACACAGAGCGCTAAAGCGATCGATAAAGCCACTAACGAGCTGACCTTGAGCTATTCGCTTTTCAACAGCGGAAAGCAACAGCACAGTAAGCAGCTAACTGTCTGGTAA
- a CDS encoding SGNH/GDSL hydrolase family protein: MVRWQPVAGADSYVIEKSGTGPNGASYTLLASVPGNVLSYRDEGLVVGQEVSYRIKATAADGTASAYSAPVTGKANTYRTVRIMPLGDSNTFGGGGVEDPETKVSYRRNLGAAIQEAGFSFDFVGTLNSGSSLMVDVDHAGFPGARVGDIASLLQTGGYDDTNSYTKPVNEAGFTAGPYLSDARNNPDIILLHIGTNDASDAENVMQNLNTLLDEVDEYERANNKEVTVVVAKIIQMVCFEDGDPDTNDTWNCLKPNDAQGVLNYNVKLESLVNNRIAEGDNLELVDMQDGAGIAYWWSNVRYDGILGEMDDYRHAAQTGYDKMATVWYNALAPMLASAVVPLPVELVQFRAAAAGQGVRLDWRTASEDENDRFEVERMQEGQSYTRVGTVAGAGNSNRRLDYTFLDGGAPAGLLYYRLKQLDHDGSYTYSKVVAVRKAGAMEPTAMLYPSLTDGRENIRLSANGFAQATPLAITLLDAFGKQVHQQRVNAGAQGEINAIVQFPEPLPEGLYIVKLTSPARTQTFRLLVR; this comes from the coding sequence ATGGTGCGTTGGCAACCCGTTGCCGGAGCCGATAGCTATGTCATCGAGAAGTCCGGTACTGGCCCAAACGGAGCCTCCTATACTTTGTTGGCGTCCGTTCCGGGCAACGTGCTTTCGTACAGGGATGAAGGACTGGTAGTAGGGCAGGAGGTTTCTTACAGGATAAAAGCCACTGCCGCAGACGGGACTGCGTCAGCCTACAGTGCCCCCGTTACTGGCAAGGCAAACACCTATAGGACGGTGCGCATCATGCCGCTAGGCGACTCCAACACGTTTGGAGGGGGAGGGGTAGAGGACCCGGAAACAAAGGTGTCTTACCGTAGGAACTTGGGTGCAGCCATCCAAGAAGCAGGCTTTAGTTTTGATTTTGTCGGCACCCTTAACTCAGGCTCTTCCCTGATGGTGGATGTTGATCACGCCGGGTTTCCTGGTGCGCGGGTCGGAGACATTGCCAGTCTGCTGCAAACAGGAGGCTACGATGACACCAACAGCTACACGAAACCGGTGAATGAAGCCGGTTTTACAGCAGGGCCCTACTTGAGTGATGCGCGAAACAACCCGGACATTATTCTGCTACACATTGGTACCAACGACGCCAGCGACGCCGAGAACGTGATGCAAAACCTGAACACCCTTTTGGATGAAGTGGATGAGTATGAACGGGCAAACAATAAAGAAGTGACCGTTGTGGTGGCAAAGATTATTCAGATGGTTTGCTTTGAGGATGGAGACCCGGATACCAACGATACCTGGAACTGCCTCAAGCCTAACGATGCACAAGGTGTGCTAAACTACAATGTTAAGCTGGAAAGCCTGGTGAACAACAGAATTGCCGAAGGGGATAACCTGGAGTTAGTTGATATGCAGGACGGGGCAGGAATAGCCTACTGGTGGTCTAACGTACGGTACGACGGTATACTTGGTGAAATGGACGACTATCGCCATGCCGCCCAGACGGGTTACGATAAGATGGCGACTGTGTGGTACAACGCCCTCGCCCCTATGCTGGCGTCTGCCGTCGTTCCTCTTCCGGTCGAGCTGGTGCAGTTTCGTGCCGCCGCCGCAGGTCAGGGAGTACGCCTGGACTGGCGTACGGCGTCAGAAGATGAGAACGACCGCTTTGAGGTGGAGCGGATGCAGGAGGGGCAGTCGTATACCAGGGTTGGCACTGTGGCAGGGGCCGGGAACAGCAACCGCCGCCTCGACTACACTTTCCTGGATGGCGGTGCCCCGGCTGGGCTTCTCTACTACCGCCTGAAGCAGCTGGATCACGACGGCTCCTACACCTACTCCAAAGTGGTAGCCGTGCGCAAAGCCGGTGCCATGGAGCCTACCGCCATGCTGTACCCGAGCCTTACGGACGGGCGGGAGAACATCCGCTTGTCTGCCAATGGGTTTGCCCAGGCTACCCCGCTGGCGATTACACTCCTGGATGCATTTGGCAAACAAGTACACCAGCAACGTGTAAATGCGGGGGCACAGGGCGAAATAAACGCCATAGTGCAATTTCCGGAGCCGCTCCCGGAAGGGCTGTACATCGTAAAACTTACTTCCCCTGCCAGAACGCAAACATTCCGGTTACTGGTCCGGTAA
- a CDS encoding LamG-like jellyroll fold domain-containing protein produces the protein MTYSYPLHTSLTGKSSWRAFLWPLLLVLFCCMAAPAAVAQASCPDGLVHYFGLDENASGTYTDYASSATASCTSCPSPAAGLFSGAQAFAGGRGGLSVAEVQHFEWGPNSSFTMELWMKASGSSSENQVFIGRDAKDSDMLWWVGMSTNGHPQFELYDRGHGGFSIVGEDTQINDGEWHHIAVVRDGRLRLNKLYVDGYTVGTFQYDYTDNFESSSPVNIGFLDLNNGFGYKGLLDEVMVYNRALSEAEMRQRYSNGAGSYCGPQQVKPVIMSEAVTHGVVGQEYQYDVKAVGNPRPAFALAEAPAGMRINSTTGEIRWVPDTEGKYKVSVTATNSAGSDRQDLTVEVKKSLGEKVGLLHHWMLHEISGTRYQDFYTPYFAASSDASRPKPVNGVVSGGQQFDGQDDGLNVDESYNFDWESDENFSIELWLRSNGSTSGNRVLIGRDAKDSEAHWWIGLDGEGRAGFQLLDLEWQGIFVGGSGPKLNDDKWHQIVAVRNGGSGLTELYVDGAKVTSGTHSYSSGFASRSPVNIGYLNDGGGYHYEGILDEVKLFGRVLSAAEIADRFNSVYDAITELVRFEGEYNGGSTFLTWETVAEANLSHFEVERAPDMETFEKLGEVEAAGNSNNPLAYKFTDIAPLPERSYYRLKIVKEDGKYTYSNIIMVENRGPSATFFKVYPNPVIEGEVTAELSNLPAGEEVMFFVSDLRGRRLLQKQVQVDDYGQLVVLVPITDEYRQGIYTLTVVSSKRVISRKLMVRR, from the coding sequence ATGACATATTCCTACCCTTTACATACTTCGCTGACAGGCAAGAGCTCATGGCGCGCTTTCCTTTGGCCGCTGCTGCTGGTGCTTTTCTGTTGCATGGCAGCCCCTGCGGCAGTGGCGCAGGCCTCCTGCCCCGATGGTTTGGTGCACTATTTCGGACTGGACGAAAATGCCTCCGGCACCTATACCGACTACGCCTCTTCTGCCACGGCCTCCTGTACCAGCTGCCCTTCGCCAGCTGCCGGCCTTTTCTCCGGCGCCCAGGCGTTTGCCGGCGGCCGGGGAGGGCTGTCGGTTGCTGAGGTGCAGCATTTTGAGTGGGGCCCGAACAGTAGCTTCACCATGGAGCTATGGATGAAAGCCAGCGGCTCCTCCTCCGAAAACCAGGTATTCATCGGCCGAGATGCAAAGGATTCCGATATGCTGTGGTGGGTGGGCATGAGCACAAACGGGCATCCGCAGTTCGAGCTTTATGACCGGGGCCACGGTGGCTTCAGTATCGTGGGGGAAGATACACAGATCAATGACGGGGAGTGGCACCACATCGCTGTCGTGCGCGACGGCCGCCTGCGCCTGAACAAGCTGTACGTGGATGGCTACACCGTCGGCACCTTTCAATACGACTATACCGACAACTTCGAAAGCAGTTCTCCGGTTAACATCGGTTTTCTGGACCTGAACAACGGGTTTGGGTACAAAGGGCTACTGGATGAGGTAATGGTGTACAACAGGGCGCTCTCCGAAGCCGAGATGCGCCAGCGCTACAGCAACGGGGCCGGCAGCTACTGCGGGCCGCAGCAGGTAAAGCCGGTAATTATGTCGGAGGCGGTAACGCACGGCGTGGTGGGGCAGGAGTATCAGTATGATGTAAAGGCGGTGGGCAACCCGCGCCCTGCCTTTGCGCTGGCAGAGGCACCGGCTGGGATGCGCATCAACAGTACAACCGGGGAGATCCGCTGGGTGCCAGACACAGAAGGCAAGTATAAGGTAAGCGTAACGGCCACCAACAGCGCCGGATCCGACAGGCAGGACCTCACGGTGGAGGTCAAAAAAAGCCTTGGGGAGAAGGTGGGGCTGCTGCACCACTGGATGCTGCACGAAATCAGCGGCACCCGCTACCAGGACTTCTATACCCCATACTTTGCGGCCAGCAGCGATGCCTCACGGCCGAAGCCCGTGAACGGCGTGGTGTCTGGCGGGCAGCAGTTCGACGGGCAGGACGACGGCCTGAACGTGGACGAGAGCTACAACTTCGACTGGGAATCCGATGAGAACTTTAGTATCGAGCTGTGGCTGCGCAGCAACGGCAGCACCTCCGGCAACCGCGTGCTGATCGGCCGCGACGCCAAGGACTCCGAGGCACACTGGTGGATAGGCTTGGATGGGGAAGGGCGCGCCGGCTTTCAGCTCCTGGACCTGGAGTGGCAAGGCATCTTTGTAGGCGGCAGCGGCCCGAAGCTAAACGACGACAAGTGGCACCAGATCGTGGCCGTCCGGAACGGTGGCTCCGGCCTCACAGAGCTGTACGTGGATGGCGCGAAGGTCACAAGCGGTACCCATAGCTACAGCAGTGGCTTTGCCAGCAGGTCGCCGGTGAACATCGGCTACCTCAACGACGGTGGCGGCTATCATTACGAAGGCATACTGGACGAGGTAAAGCTGTTTGGGAGGGTGCTTTCGGCCGCAGAAATAGCAGACCGCTTCAACAGTGTGTACGATGCCATTACGGAGCTGGTACGGTTTGAGGGCGAGTACAACGGCGGCTCCACGTTTCTGACCTGGGAAACGGTTGCAGAGGCCAACCTGTCGCACTTCGAGGTGGAGCGCGCGCCGGACATGGAGACATTCGAAAAGCTGGGTGAGGTGGAGGCCGCAGGCAACAGTAACAACCCCCTTGCCTATAAATTTACAGATATAGCCCCGCTGCCGGAGAGGAGCTACTACAGGCTTAAAATCGTGAAGGAGGATGGCAAGTACACCTACTCCAACATCATTATGGTCGAGAACAGGGGGCCGTCGGCTACCTTCTTTAAGGTTTACCCAAACCCCGTGATAGAAGGAGAGGTAACGGCTGAGCTTTCAAACCTGCCGGCGGGCGAGGAGGTGATGTTCTTTGTATCGGATCTGCGTGGGCGCAGGCTCCTGCAGAAGCAGGTGCAGGTGGATGACTATGGGCAACTGGTTGTGCTCGTGCCGATTACGGACGAGTACAGGCAGGGGATTTATACTTTAACCGTTGTGTCGAGCAAGCGTGTGATTAGCCGCAAGTTAATGGTGCGCCGGTAA
- a CDS encoding PQQ-dependent sugar dehydrogenase, producing MKKLYKARGTNPLLLKYRHAYPNSCNLIFTILLTCVLSLGFSTPRALAQPTGFVEEQVGEDWDAAVGMAFSDDGDRMYVWEKAGKVWIVEDGEKLEEPLLDISEEVGNWGDHGLLGFALDPNFKSNRYIYLLYVVDRHHLLHYGTGSYNPNSNEYNNATIGRVTRYQVREDGLTTDMGSRKVLLGESVSTGIPIMYVSHGVGSLVFGEDGSLLVSAGDGATANGQDTGWKEGVPTDNFVEQALQDGILTQVNNVGAFRAQQVNSLNGKIMRIDPATGNGLPSNPFYNSANPRAAESRVWELGLRNPFRFTIRPGTGGGDNPGDLYIGDVGWQNWEEINVATEGGLNFGWPLYEGLEKQTNYYDGTPLLTPNIANPLYGQANCEKETYMFLELIAQPKASGRPYFGHYCDWNTPIPDNVHTFVHARPAIDWANAAITDKETPVAVTRTGTFNGEDAAVVNVGEPGSPVTGEPFYGSSSTGGIWYTGSNMPAEYQNSYFFGDYGAGWIKVLKFDENNKPTAIQNFIDEGATVTAFSMNPATEELYYINYGSQIMKVSYYDGNTPPKAVAEADKLYGASPLTVNFTGSNSTDPEGQNLTYSWNFGDGSAAVTEANPSHTFTAEEAKTFTVTLTVTDSEGLSSRNKLEITVNNTPPVVNIVSPAENVQYPMNQLSTYDLRAEVTDEEDADEALAYEWQVALHHNTHSHPEPVDTKHETSATVAAVGCDGDTYFYRFSLKVTDTGGLSSSDYVDVYPDCSGGIVSAISLASPADGESFGVGDPIELSSDFADASRDWQMVEYFEGSNLIATVDASPFSYTWTNATEGTYTITAKATDTDGHSVTSEAIMVKVGDGGVANLSDCLPGLIHYFEMDETEEGAYTDIATSAKAVCQTCPEPVSDGFFEGAQRFNGTDSGIDYNQVSTFNWPANGSFSIGFWMRSSATDLGNMVIVGRDATDTDSGVHWWIGVDKSGHAAFALKDAAHAGVEFGGTGPQINDGNWHYIMAMRDGESNMNRLYVDGEMLHEQQVQYANDFVDDAAVNIGYLDRSPYFHYAGDVDEVKVYSRAITAEEVATNFNGGSGTYCGQAPLGITDNETFTGTFEVFPNPTPGQQLNIFASELLPGEEADITLIDITGKTVLKQKVTASPEGVIRVTVTPNSELSTGLYNLLLFSKERKLSRKVMVAR from the coding sequence ATGAAAAAGCTTTACAAAGCGCGGGGAACTAATCCTCTGCTCTTGAAGTACAGGCATGCTTATCCCAACTCATGCAATCTCATTTTTACGATACTCCTTACCTGTGTACTTAGCCTTGGCTTTAGCACGCCGCGCGCCCTGGCACAACCTACGGGCTTTGTGGAAGAGCAGGTGGGCGAAGATTGGGATGCCGCCGTGGGCATGGCCTTCTCCGACGACGGCGACCGCATGTATGTGTGGGAAAAGGCCGGAAAAGTATGGATCGTGGAGGACGGCGAAAAGCTGGAGGAGCCGCTACTCGATATTTCCGAGGAAGTAGGCAACTGGGGCGATCACGGCCTGCTTGGCTTTGCCCTTGACCCGAACTTCAAAAGCAACCGCTACATTTACCTGCTGTACGTAGTGGACCGCCACCACCTGCTGCACTACGGCACGGGTAGCTATAACCCGAACAGCAATGAGTACAACAACGCCACCATAGGCCGTGTAACCCGTTATCAGGTTCGTGAGGATGGCCTGACCACCGACATGGGAAGCCGTAAGGTGCTGCTCGGCGAGAGCGTTTCGACGGGTATTCCAATTATGTACGTGTCGCATGGCGTTGGCTCCCTGGTGTTTGGGGAGGATGGCTCACTGCTGGTTTCTGCCGGAGACGGCGCAACGGCCAATGGCCAGGACACCGGCTGGAAAGAAGGCGTGCCGACCGATAACTTTGTAGAGCAGGCCCTGCAGGACGGAATTCTGACACAGGTAAACAACGTGGGCGCTTTCCGGGCGCAGCAGGTAAATTCCCTGAACGGTAAAATCATGCGCATTGACCCTGCCACAGGAAACGGCCTGCCCTCCAACCCCTTTTACAACAGCGCCAACCCGCGTGCCGCTGAGTCGCGGGTGTGGGAACTTGGCCTGCGCAACCCGTTCCGCTTCACGATACGCCCGGGCACAGGCGGGGGCGACAACCCCGGAGATCTCTACATTGGCGATGTGGGCTGGCAAAACTGGGAGGAAATCAATGTAGCCACGGAAGGAGGGCTTAACTTTGGCTGGCCGCTCTACGAAGGGCTTGAGAAGCAGACAAACTACTATGACGGCACTCCTCTGCTTACGCCGAATATCGCAAACCCGCTGTATGGGCAGGCTAATTGCGAAAAAGAAACCTACATGTTCCTAGAGCTCATTGCCCAGCCTAAAGCCTCGGGGAGGCCGTACTTTGGCCACTACTGCGACTGGAACACGCCTATCCCTGACAACGTGCATACTTTTGTGCATGCCAGGCCAGCCATCGACTGGGCCAACGCCGCTATCACAGACAAAGAAACGCCGGTGGCTGTCACCAGAACAGGCACTTTCAATGGCGAAGATGCCGCAGTGGTGAACGTAGGAGAGCCTGGGTCTCCGGTAACAGGGGAGCCATTCTACGGTAGTTCTTCCACAGGAGGTATCTGGTACACAGGCAGCAACATGCCGGCAGAATACCAGAACTCATACTTCTTCGGCGACTACGGTGCCGGTTGGATCAAGGTGCTCAAGTTCGACGAGAACAACAAGCCCACGGCCATTCAGAACTTTATTGATGAAGGGGCCACGGTAACGGCTTTCTCCATGAACCCGGCCACAGAAGAGCTGTACTACATCAACTACGGCTCACAGATCATGAAAGTGTCTTATTACGACGGCAATACCCCTCCAAAAGCTGTTGCCGAGGCAGACAAACTCTATGGAGCAAGCCCGCTTACGGTAAACTTCACCGGTAGCAACTCAACCGATCCGGAAGGCCAGAACCTGACCTACTCCTGGAACTTCGGCGATGGCTCTGCTGCGGTAACCGAGGCAAATCCCAGCCACACCTTTACAGCTGAGGAGGCCAAAACATTTACTGTTACCCTCACTGTGACAGATTCCGAAGGCCTGTCCTCCAGAAACAAACTTGAAATTACCGTTAACAACACACCGCCGGTTGTAAACATTGTAAGCCCTGCGGAAAATGTGCAGTACCCAATGAACCAGCTCAGCACCTATGACCTGCGTGCCGAGGTAACCGATGAGGAGGATGCCGATGAGGCCCTGGCGTATGAGTGGCAGGTGGCGCTACACCACAACACGCACTCTCACCCTGAGCCGGTTGATACGAAGCACGAGACCTCTGCCACTGTAGCTGCAGTAGGCTGCGACGGAGATACTTACTTTTACCGCTTCAGCTTGAAGGTAACAGATACGGGAGGGCTTTCTTCCTCGGATTATGTGGACGTTTACCCGGACTGCAGCGGCGGCATTGTGTCAGCCATTTCCCTGGCGTCTCCGGCAGACGGCGAATCGTTTGGGGTAGGGGACCCGATAGAGCTTTCGTCCGACTTTGCGGATGCCTCGCGCGATTGGCAAATGGTAGAGTACTTTGAGGGCTCTAACCTAATCGCCACCGTCGATGCCAGTCCGTTTAGCTACACCTGGACCAATGCGACGGAAGGCACCTACACCATCACGGCGAAGGCAACGGATACGGACGGGCACAGTGTGACCTCTGAGGCGATCATGGTGAAAGTCGGAGACGGTGGCGTTGCCAACCTGTCGGACTGCTTGCCTGGCCTGATACATTACTTCGAGATGGATGAGACGGAAGAAGGTGCCTATACAGACATTGCTACCTCGGCCAAAGCTGTATGCCAGACCTGCCCTGAGCCGGTAAGCGACGGCTTCTTTGAAGGGGCCCAGCGTTTTAACGGAACTGATTCAGGCATCGACTATAACCAGGTTTCTACCTTTAACTGGCCTGCAAACGGAAGCTTCAGCATTGGCTTCTGGATGAGAAGCAGCGCAACTGACTTGGGTAACATGGTGATTGTAGGCCGTGACGCCACTGACACCGATTCGGGAGTGCACTGGTGGATTGGGGTGGATAAGAGTGGCCATGCCGCTTTCGCGCTCAAGGATGCTGCGCATGCCGGTGTTGAGTTCGGAGGCACCGGCCCTCAGATAAACGACGGTAACTGGCACTACATTATGGCCATGCGCGATGGCGAGAGCAACATGAACAGGCTCTACGTGGACGGCGAGATGTTGCATGAGCAGCAGGTGCAGTACGCCAACGACTTTGTGGATGACGCAGCCGTGAACATTGGTTACCTGGACCGTTCCCCGTACTTCCACTATGCCGGCGACGTGGATGAGGTTAAAGTATACAGCAGAGCCATTACAGCCGAAGAGGTAGCAACTAACTTTAACGGCGGCAGCGGTACGTACTGCGGTCAGGCCCCGCTTGGCATCACCGATAACGAAACCTTTACAGGCACATTCGAAGTGTTCCCGAACCCAACGCCTGGGCAGCAGCTCAACATCTTTGCATCCGAGCTATTGCCTGGTGAGGAAGCAGACATCACCTTGATAGACATTACAGGTAAAACTGTGCTGAAACAAAAGGTGACTGCAAGTCCGGAGGGGGTTATTCGGGTTACGGTAACGCCTAACAGCGAGCTAAGTACCGGGTTATACAACCTCCTGCTGTTCTCAAAAGAAAGAAAACTGAGCCGCAAGGTGATGGTAGCCAGGTAA